A genomic window from Sporosarcina sp. Marseille-Q4063 includes:
- a CDS encoding gamma-glutamyl-gamma-aminobutyrate hydrolase family protein, whose protein sequence is MKKPVIGITTDVDSDRKHQLNTNYVTAVKRAGGLPLILPIGVEEDAKQVAHLIDGIILTGGGDIDPTLFDEEPHALLGEVSPTRDSLEIALAKEMLQANKPILGICRGLQILNVALGGAIIQDIHSQSANTILQHSQKATRSHQSHFVQVKKESILESIAETTKIKVNSFHHQAVKDVPKPLKISGTASDGIIEAVESTDHDFVLGVQWHPEALAEYGEVVSLRLFDKFVEKCKESRS, encoded by the coding sequence TTGAAGAAACCAGTTATCGGCATTACCACGGATGTTGACAGTGATAGAAAGCATCAATTGAACACCAATTATGTAACAGCCGTCAAACGTGCCGGGGGATTACCGCTTATTTTACCGATTGGTGTAGAAGAAGATGCTAAGCAAGTAGCCCATTTGATCGATGGAATAATACTCACAGGCGGCGGGGACATCGATCCGACTTTATTCGATGAAGAACCTCATGCGTTGCTAGGTGAGGTTTCGCCAACTCGCGACTCGCTTGAAATCGCACTTGCGAAAGAAATGCTTCAGGCAAATAAACCGATTCTAGGTATTTGCAGGGGTCTTCAAATTTTAAACGTTGCACTGGGCGGGGCGATTATTCAAGACATTCATTCCCAAAGCGCAAACACGATCTTACAACATTCGCAAAAAGCGACGAGAAGTCATCAATCTCATTTCGTTCAAGTCAAAAAAGAGTCCATTCTCGAATCAATAGCAGAAACGACTAAAATTAAAGTGAACTCATTCCATCATCAAGCAGTAAAAGACGTTCCGAAACCACTCAAAATCAGCGGAACCGCAAGCGATGGCATCATAGAAGCCGTAGAAAGCACAGATCATGACTTTGTACTTGGCGTGCAGTGGCATCCGGAAGCATTAGCGGAATACGGTGAAGTCGTGTCGCTTCGGCTTTTTGATAAATTCGTAGAAAAATGCAAAGAAAGTAGGTCCTGA
- the argH gene encoding argininosuccinate lyase — translation MKLWGGRFSSKAHEIMEQFNTSLPVDKRLYQEDIAGSLAHVTMLVHSDLLTADEGELLVNGLKEILADIESGELKIEGNYEDIHSFIEVNLTERIGETGKKLHTARSRNDQVAVDMRLYAKNKASDVMDSLQQLIVSLNQKAADNNVIMPGYTHLQRAQVVTFSHHLGAYAQMFARDKKRIENAIEILDENPLGCGALAGTTHNIDRDVTTSLLGFTKPVDNFLDGVSDRDYLLELMSDFSIIMMHLSRLSEELILWSSQEFQFIKMDDAYSTGSSIMPQKKNPDAAELIRGKTGRVYGSLFALLTTLKGLPLTYNKDMQEDKEQFFDALDTVMDCLEIMSKMIDTLHVNADKMKEAVKAGFLNATEVADYLVSRGTPFRDAHGIVGQLIIYCEEHGKAIEDLTLVEMAKFSNTIGDDIYEYIDYENLLTKGNKGLMKEVLS, via the coding sequence ATGAAACTTTGGGGTGGAAGATTTTCCAGTAAAGCACATGAAATCATGGAGCAATTTAATACATCATTGCCAGTCGACAAAAGACTCTATCAAGAAGATATCGCAGGGAGCTTGGCGCATGTGACGATGCTCGTTCATAGCGATTTATTGACTGCAGATGAAGGCGAACTTTTAGTCAATGGTCTGAAAGAAATTTTAGCGGATATCGAATCCGGGGAATTAAAAATCGAAGGTAATTACGAAGATATTCACTCATTTATCGAAGTGAATTTAACCGAACGAATCGGCGAAACAGGTAAAAAACTTCATACCGCACGTAGCCGTAACGACCAAGTCGCGGTGGATATGAGACTTTATGCGAAAAACAAAGCAAGCGACGTTATGGACTCCCTTCAACAACTGATTGTGTCGCTCAATCAGAAAGCGGCAGACAATAACGTCATCATGCCGGGCTACACACATTTGCAACGTGCCCAAGTCGTGACGTTCAGTCATCATCTCGGCGCCTATGCGCAAATGTTTGCTCGCGATAAAAAACGTATCGAAAACGCGATTGAGATTTTAGATGAAAACCCGCTCGGATGCGGTGCTTTGGCAGGAACAACGCATAATATCGACCGCGACGTAACCACCTCATTATTAGGATTCACGAAACCTGTCGATAACTTCTTGGACGGAGTCAGCGATCGTGATTATTTATTGGAATTAATGTCCGATTTCTCGATCATTATGATGCACTTAAGCCGATTAAGCGAAGAACTCATTTTATGGAGCAGCCAAGAATTCCAGTTCATCAAAATGGATGATGCGTACTCAACAGGCAGCAGCATCATGCCGCAAAAGAAAAATCCAGACGCTGCGGAATTAATTCGCGGAAAAACGGGGCGTGTTTATGGGTCGTTATTTGCTTTACTGACAACGTTAAAAGGGTTGCCGCTTACGTATAATAAAGATATGCAAGAAGATAAAGAACAATTTTTCGATGCACTCGATACAGTGATGGATTGTTTAGAAATCATGTCGAAAATGATTGATACGCTTCATGTCAACGCGGATAAAATGAAAGAAGCAGTTAAAGCGGGCTTCTTGAATGCTACGGAAGTTGCCGATTATTTGGTGAGTCGAGGAACGCCTTTCAGAGACGCGCATGGAATCGTCGGACAACTCATTATTTACTGCGAAGAACACGGTAAAGCAATCGAGGATTTGACGCTTGTGGAAATGGCGAAATTCAGCAACACCATCGGAGACGATATTTACGAGTACATCGATTACGAGAATTTATTGACAAAAGGGAATAAAGGCTTGATGAAAGAAGTTTTAAGTTAA
- a CDS encoding GerAB/ArcD/ProY family transporter, with translation MDDNKLKVLNRYHVVFLVQNVIIGTAVLSLPHRLSSMGYSLWWMPLLFGVVANLLLIPIIWLGQKYRNDTLFAIHEKLFGKWVGKTINAILLVYFIIVLAAVFSSYIQLIQVVALVDRKITAPLIFLLLMTIYIVSGGIKSIARFCMMSFFITLGLLYFLKWSIVDGDIRHMLPFFNFTFNEFFTASKKGLMAIGGFELISFYFPYIINQKKAFKHASLGLWLSIAFALAFTFVSVMFFSEWQIENVLYPVLNLFKEVELSYLERIDVLGITMWVFLILSTTAAYFWVAKKGFDSVLSRTKKRHLYFVAGFIFILVKIPYMEAFQKLLFERIFYMMYALFLWPILLCLIHMIKPKKNEGLE, from the coding sequence ATGGATGACAATAAATTAAAAGTGTTGAATCGCTATCATGTCGTGTTTCTCGTTCAAAATGTGATTATAGGAACCGCTGTTTTATCGTTGCCACATCGATTAAGCTCCATGGGCTACAGCCTGTGGTGGATGCCTTTGTTATTTGGGGTCGTCGCAAACTTGTTACTGATCCCGATAATCTGGCTCGGACAAAAATATCGAAACGATACTTTATTCGCCATTCATGAAAAGCTATTCGGAAAATGGGTAGGAAAAACAATCAATGCTATTCTTCTAGTATATTTCATCATCGTGTTAGCAGCTGTATTTTCAAGCTATATACAGCTAATTCAAGTCGTCGCGCTCGTAGATCGAAAAATTACGGCTCCGCTGATATTTTTATTACTTATGACTATTTATATTGTTAGCGGTGGTATTAAGTCAATCGCAAGGTTTTGTATGATGAGTTTTTTCATTACATTAGGGCTGCTTTACTTTTTGAAGTGGAGTATTGTCGATGGGGACATTCGTCATATGCTGCCGTTTTTCAATTTCACGTTCAATGAATTTTTCACTGCTTCGAAAAAAGGGTTAATGGCAATCGGCGGTTTTGAATTAATCTCATTTTATTTTCCATATATCATTAACCAGAAAAAAGCCTTTAAACATGCGTCCCTCGGATTATGGTTAAGCATAGCATTCGCTTTGGCTTTCACATTTGTAAGTGTGATGTTTTTCTCGGAATGGCAAATTGAAAATGTATTGTACCCAGTATTAAACTTATTCAAGGAAGTTGAGCTATCCTATCTTGAAAGAATCGACGTGCTAGGAATCACGATGTGGGTTTTCCTTATTTTATCGACAACTGCCGCTTATTTCTGGGTGGCAAAGAAGGGATTCGATTCCGTTCTTTCAAGGACCAAAAAGAGGCATCTATATTTTGTTGCGGGATTTATTTTCATACTTGTGAAAATCCCATATATGGAGGCATTTCAAAAGCTATTGTTTGAACGTATTTTTTACATGATGTACGCATTATTTCTATGGCCCATACTGTTGTGTTTGATCCATATGATTAAACCAAAAAAGAACGAGGGATTGGAATGA
- a CDS encoding MBL fold metallo-hydrolase → MLKELGITPIRVELPFRLNHVNCFMAEGENGWTVIDSGLNNSYTTQLWDEKLHGKNVTDLYLTHYHPDHFGHSGTLQQKTGARVSMSKIDANAGFTAWTDEFLGSIHSNYNASGIPEDIGAQMVQNTVEFIPLVTPHPTIDHYFIEGEKVPVGRLEYEVIFAPGHSDGMVCFYNAEKNVLLSADHILPRITPNISYWFHGNDNPLESYLTSLEKIKKLDIDFVIPSHGKPFHGANNRIDEIIKHHDTRLAETMKGIGQGATVYEVFNRLFQFELTVHEVRFAVGETLAHLEYLRHKGDCQRELQNGVWHYTTK, encoded by the coding sequence TTGCTTAAAGAGTTAGGGATTACACCAATAAGAGTGGAGCTGCCGTTTCGTTTGAATCATGTCAATTGTTTTATGGCGGAAGGCGAAAACGGATGGACGGTTATTGATTCGGGATTGAATAATTCATATACGACTCAATTATGGGACGAAAAACTGCATGGAAAGAACGTCACAGATCTCTATCTGACGCATTATCATCCGGATCATTTCGGGCATTCGGGGACTCTTCAACAGAAAACCGGCGCGCGCGTATCTATGTCGAAAATTGATGCGAATGCGGGGTTTACTGCGTGGACGGATGAATTTCTCGGAAGCATACATAGTAATTATAACGCCTCGGGTATACCCGAAGACATCGGGGCGCAAATGGTGCAAAATACTGTCGAATTTATACCGCTGGTTACGCCGCATCCGACAATTGACCATTATTTTATCGAAGGCGAGAAAGTTCCCGTTGGCCGTTTGGAATATGAGGTAATCTTTGCGCCGGGTCATTCGGACGGCATGGTTTGTTTTTATAATGCTGAAAAAAATGTGCTTCTTTCGGCCGATCATATTTTGCCGAGAATTACGCCGAATATTTCGTACTGGTTCCATGGAAATGATAACCCGTTGGAATCCTACCTGACTTCATTGGAAAAAATAAAAAAACTTGATATCGATTTTGTCATCCCTTCCCACGGAAAACCATTCCACGGAGCGAATAATCGAATCGATGAAATTATAAAACACCATGATACAAGGCTGGCAGAAACGATGAAGGGAATCGGCCAAGGAGCTACGGTCTACGAAGTTTTCAATCGTCTTTTCCAATTCGAATTAACCGTGCACGAAGTTCGTTTTGCAGTGGGCGAAACATTGGCGCATCTTGAATATTTACGTCATAAAGGGGATTGTCAAAGGGAATTGCAAAATGGGGTTTGGCACTACACGACAAAGTAA
- a CDS encoding alpha/beta hydrolase, whose product MRTIKIKWKMILLLVPVVFLVIQIAGSFFFYELAIKRGEKEYLQKNADLEVSAESMALYTKGQWKDWVASQKFEPMNIVSRDGMQLSGYYLGASMPTNKLVILTHGYLGNAKQMGLFGQYYHEELGFNIFMADARGHGKSEGDYYGFGWPDRLDLIDWTETLVTKLGADTEVVYHGLSMGAATVLMASGEEELPRQVKAIVADSPYKSVYQLFAYQMDRMFHLPAFPLLDSTSLLTKIRAGYLFKEASALREVGKTNVPILYVHGNADTFVPVAMAKELYQHTNSEAELYLVDGANHGESFAMQKAEYKNKVQHFLGNYLNLVAEK is encoded by the coding sequence ATGAGAACGATAAAAATAAAATGGAAAATGATTTTGCTGCTAGTCCCGGTCGTTTTTCTTGTGATTCAAATCGCAGGTAGTTTCTTTTTTTATGAGTTAGCAATCAAAAGGGGAGAGAAAGAATACTTGCAGAAGAATGCGGATTTGGAAGTGTCTGCGGAATCAATGGCGTTATATACGAAAGGCCAATGGAAAGATTGGGTGGCTAGTCAAAAATTTGAACCTATGAATATAGTTTCTCGCGACGGCATGCAACTTTCGGGGTATTATTTAGGTGCTTCTATGCCGACGAATAAGCTCGTTATTTTGACTCACGGTTATTTAGGAAACGCGAAACAGATGGGACTCTTCGGTCAGTATTATCACGAGGAATTAGGCTTTAATATATTTATGGCGGATGCGCGAGGTCATGGAAAGAGTGAAGGCGATTATTACGGTTTCGGTTGGCCGGATCGTTTGGATTTGATTGATTGGACAGAAACGCTGGTGACTAAACTAGGCGCTGACACCGAAGTCGTTTACCACGGATTATCGATGGGTGCCGCAACCGTTCTAATGGCAAGCGGGGAAGAAGAATTGCCTCGTCAAGTCAAGGCAATCGTTGCGGACAGTCCGTATAAGTCGGTCTACCAATTATTCGCTTATCAAATGGATCGCATGTTTCACCTACCCGCATTTCCTTTGTTGGATAGCACAAGTTTATTAACAAAAATTCGGGCGGGCTACTTGTTCAAGGAAGCGAGCGCATTAAGGGAAGTCGGAAAAACGAATGTCCCGATTCTGTATGTCCACGGGAACGCGGATACATTCGTTCCAGTCGCGATGGCCAAGGAATTGTATCAGCACACAAATAGTGAAGCAGAACTATATTTGGTCGATGGGGCGAATCACGGAGAATCTTTTGCCATGCAGAAAGCTGAGTATAAAAATAAGGTCCAACATTTCCTAGGCAACTATCTCAATTTAGTTGCTGAAAAGTAA
- a CDS encoding spore germination protein, which produces MPIEAIKTKLDGIEDAIFKDIYVDKERITLIYFSSLIDNLTMHKTVIAPLLQSKANVLQTAEVVESSDLSNIISSITEGNTILYFHVEDLYLSISTFSAPTAAIGETDTESSVIGPQNAFTESLETSLSQLKRRIQNPNLKIKNFVVGTETNTKVSVLYIDDIVNKENLDIVIKKIEQDDHPGFNDISILQQLMDDHPFSPFPQYHETVRPDIAVSALLDGRIVIAMDNSKGIIICPISFFELFISPEDYYNRWTTASLLRALRFFGFFLTIILTPTYISVLTYHPEMLPFDVLLNLQESRGKVPFSPFMEVLFMELVIEILREAGSRMPTKIGQTIGIVGGIVIGTAAVEASLVSNTLIVIVAVSALLSFLPPNFIMSNSSRFVRYFFIFSAGMFGLYGQMLAFAWLFHHLLSLTSLNTPYMTPLIPRKWTDFFDSVVRMPTIFLKHKPGIARAQTKKKPPVDKEE; this is translated from the coding sequence ATTCCAATCGAAGCGATTAAAACGAAATTAGATGGAATTGAGGATGCCATATTTAAAGATATATATGTTGATAAAGAACGAATCACACTCATATATTTCAGTTCATTAATCGATAATCTCACGATGCACAAAACAGTGATTGCGCCTTTACTGCAATCAAAAGCAAATGTATTGCAAACAGCGGAGGTTGTTGAATCAAGCGATCTTTCAAACATTATTTCCTCAATTACAGAAGGGAATACAATCTTATACTTTCATGTTGAAGACCTTTACTTAAGTATAAGTACATTTAGCGCGCCGACCGCTGCAATAGGTGAAACTGATACCGAGTCTAGCGTCATCGGCCCACAAAATGCATTTACTGAATCACTGGAAACCAGCTTATCTCAACTAAAAAGAAGAATTCAAAATCCGAATTTGAAAATCAAAAATTTCGTTGTTGGCACTGAAACCAATACGAAAGTTTCTGTTCTGTATATAGATGACATTGTCAATAAAGAAAATTTGGACATCGTCATTAAAAAAATTGAGCAAGATGATCATCCCGGATTCAACGATATCTCCATTTTGCAACAGTTAATGGATGATCATCCGTTTTCGCCCTTTCCGCAGTACCATGAAACGGTAAGACCGGATATCGCTGTGTCAGCTCTATTGGACGGCCGTATTGTCATCGCCATGGATAATAGTAAAGGAATCATAATTTGTCCAATCTCATTTTTCGAATTATTTATTTCACCCGAGGATTACTATAATCGTTGGACGACGGCATCTCTGCTTCGCGCTCTTCGTTTTTTCGGATTTTTCTTGACGATCATATTAACGCCGACTTATATTTCAGTTTTGACTTATCATCCTGAAATGCTGCCATTCGATGTCCTGCTGAATCTCCAAGAATCGCGAGGGAAGGTTCCTTTTTCGCCTTTCATGGAAGTGCTATTCATGGAACTGGTTATTGAGATATTAAGAGAAGCCGGTTCGCGGATGCCGACAAAAATTGGTCAAACGATTGGTATTGTTGGCGGTATCGTTATTGGAACTGCAGCGGTTGAAGCTAGTCTTGTTAGTAATACATTAATCGTTATTGTTGCCGTTTCCGCACTGTTATCGTTTTTACCCCCAAACTTTATCATGAGTAACTCAAGTCGCTTCGTCCGGTACTTTTTTATATTCTCAGCGGGGATGTTCGGGCTTTATGGCCAAATGCTTGCATTCGCATGGCTTTTTCACCATTTACTGAGCTTGACATCACTTAACACGCCATATATGACACCTTTAATACCAAGAAAGTGGACGGACTTTTTCGACTCCGTCGTCCGAATGCCGACTATATTTTTAAAACATAAACCTGGTATTGCAAGAGCGCAAACTAAAAAAAAACCTCCTGTAGACAAGGAGGAATGA
- a CDS encoding carbohydrate ABC transporter permease, which yields MKNIDANQEKGSYLDSVYNRRRIFTLINFVLLAAGSLLILSPLWWMLSTALKTMQEVMTYPPSFFPSEWNWENFVKTWQAAPFDLYTVNTVTITVIVVFGSVFVNSFIAYGFAKVPFKGKTILFGIVLSTMMIPGFVTLIPQYVLFAKLQWVNTYYPLVVPSFFGSAFFIFLLRQFYMTIPNELVEAAKMEGASHFYIWWKIGIPLTKPAMATVAVFSFNGAWNDFLGPLLYLNDESLYTLQLGLQVFKGEMNTQWNYLMAGSLLVLLPVILLFFFFQKYFIQGINLQSGNK from the coding sequence ATGAAAAATATCGATGCGAATCAAGAGAAAGGAAGTTATTTAGATAGTGTCTATAATAGACGCAGAATATTTACATTGATCAATTTCGTTCTTCTAGCGGCCGGCAGTCTGCTGATCTTGTCGCCACTTTGGTGGATGCTCTCGACCGCATTGAAAACCATGCAAGAAGTGATGACCTATCCACCTTCCTTTTTCCCTTCGGAATGGAATTGGGAAAACTTTGTCAAGACTTGGCAAGCTGCGCCGTTCGATTTGTATACGGTGAATACGGTCACAATCACCGTCATCGTGGTGTTCGGAAGTGTTTTTGTCAATTCATTCATCGCATATGGATTTGCAAAAGTTCCGTTCAAAGGGAAAACGATTCTGTTTGGAATTGTTCTTTCGACGATGATGATTCCGGGATTCGTGACGCTCATTCCGCAGTATGTCTTGTTTGCGAAGCTCCAATGGGTCAATACCTATTATCCGCTTGTCGTACCGTCCTTTTTCGGCAGCGCCTTTTTCATCTTCCTGCTCCGCCAATTTTATATGACGATTCCGAATGAATTGGTCGAGGCGGCAAAGATGGAGGGAGCCAGCCATTTTTACATATGGTGGAAAATCGGCATTCCGCTAACGAAGCCGGCGATGGCGACTGTCGCCGTATTCTCCTTTAACGGCGCATGGAACGATTTTCTCGGGCCGCTGCTCTACTTGAATGATGAAAGTTTATATACATTACAACTGGGTCTCCAAGTATTTAAAGGAGAGATGAATACGCAGTGGAACTATTTGATGGCCGGCTCATTATTAGTCCTTCTGCCCGTCATTCTGTTATTCTTCTTTTTCCAGAAGTATTTCATTCAAGGAATCAATCTACAGTCGGGAAATAAATGA
- a CDS encoding ABC transporter substrate-binding protein, protein MVKRRAILLLAALFLMLSGCAGFKTGTVSQKESDGNEKVKVDFWIFWGSEIRRPVVEKIVEDFNQSQDEIEVTHTFVPWGDIWTKELAAIAAKSPPDVVINDINATALRGQKNQAMNLSQFLEKDDISVDFYPELWEATLHEGDSYGIPFNTDTRILYYNKDAFEEAGLNPEKPPTTWEELEEYAAKLDKKDGDTYERIGFYPLWGVASDVWMLNADGMNYFDSEGEVKIDTDVNRDTLDWLVKWRERYGDNTINAYQAQIDSQQGNPFFNGKLGMFVNTPTFYTQIRDYAPDLNFGVAMLPERTEGSGHTSWGGGFVAEIPEGSKNAEEAWEFIKYLTGAEAQEYWAVKNFDNVANIEAAENAAKSEEMSETDRMVYQMAVDNMDQTLLTPVPVNAPDFINLINPELDAVLLGKKSSAEGLQAAQSAVEKLIEKNK, encoded by the coding sequence TTGGTTAAGAGGCGAGCAATTTTATTATTGGCTGCCCTCTTTCTGATGCTTTCAGGATGTGCCGGCTTCAAGACTGGGACTGTGAGCCAGAAAGAATCGGACGGGAATGAGAAAGTGAAAGTCGATTTTTGGATATTTTGGGGGTCGGAAATTAGACGACCTGTTGTCGAAAAAATTGTCGAGGATTTCAATCAATCGCAAGATGAAATTGAAGTCACACATACCTTTGTCCCATGGGGCGATATTTGGACAAAAGAATTGGCAGCGATTGCAGCAAAGTCACCACCTGATGTAGTAATCAACGATATCAACGCTACCGCTTTGCGCGGACAAAAGAATCAAGCGATGAATTTATCGCAGTTCCTTGAAAAAGATGATATCTCTGTCGATTTCTATCCGGAGCTGTGGGAAGCTACTTTACACGAAGGTGATTCTTACGGCATTCCTTTCAATACGGATACGAGAATCCTTTATTATAATAAAGACGCTTTCGAAGAAGCGGGTCTAAATCCGGAGAAACCGCCTACTACGTGGGAAGAACTGGAAGAGTATGCCGCGAAATTAGATAAGAAAGACGGCGATACATATGAACGCATAGGTTTTTATCCGCTTTGGGGAGTCGCTTCGGATGTCTGGATGTTGAATGCTGACGGCATGAATTATTTTGACAGCGAGGGAGAGGTCAAAATCGACACGGATGTGAATCGGGATACGCTTGACTGGCTGGTGAAATGGCGTGAACGGTACGGAGATAACACGATTAACGCCTATCAAGCACAGATTGATAGCCAACAAGGAAATCCATTCTTCAATGGAAAACTTGGCATGTTCGTTAACACACCGACTTTCTACACGCAGATTCGCGACTACGCACCAGATTTGAATTTCGGGGTAGCAATGCTTCCTGAACGGACAGAAGGCAGCGGTCATACGAGTTGGGGCGGTGGATTCGTCGCGGAAATACCTGAAGGTTCAAAGAATGCGGAGGAAGCATGGGAATTCATTAAATATTTGACGGGTGCAGAAGCTCAAGAATATTGGGCAGTGAAAAACTTCGATAATGTCGCCAATATTGAGGCGGCGGAAAATGCCGCAAAGAGCGAAGAGATGTCGGAAACCGATCGCATGGTGTACCAAATGGCCGTAGACAATATGGATCAAACGCTATTGACGCCGGTTCCGGTAAATGCGCCCGACTTTATCAATCTGATTAACCCTGAACTTGATGCAGTCCTGCTTGGGAAAAAGTCTTCGGCAGAAGGATTGCAGGCAGCGCAGTCGGCAGTGGAAAAACTAATAGAAAAAAATAAGTAA
- a CDS encoding carbohydrate ABC transporter permease, translated as MAKKKPLHIRREGRQGYIFILPWLIGFVVFTAGPLLFSFFASFTNYDITSQMDFIGFANYEQLFTGDQLFWTSLYNTLYYVLFSVPLTTLGAIFLSALLNQDVPGLRFFRTVYYLPAILSGVGVYLLWMQLLEPGSGMVNTVLAWFGIAGPNWLFDPSWTKPALIFMKLWGVGGGMLLYLASMQGVSRSLYDAAGIDGAGRWKQFCYITIPMITPVIFFDMVTSLIGGFQIFQEAYVMSNGEGGPVNSMLFYNLYMWKKAFESFDMGYAMAMSWILFVIVFIITIINLKLAPRWVHYEGEDN; from the coding sequence ATGGCTAAAAAGAAGCCGCTACATATTCGAAGAGAAGGAAGGCAAGGATACATATTCATCCTTCCTTGGCTCATTGGGTTCGTCGTATTCACGGCGGGCCCGCTTCTATTTTCATTTTTCGCTAGTTTTACAAATTACGACATTACTTCGCAGATGGATTTCATCGGATTTGCCAACTATGAACAATTGTTTACGGGTGACCAACTTTTTTGGACATCTCTTTATAATACACTTTACTACGTACTTTTTTCGGTACCGCTGACGACGCTAGGGGCGATCTTTTTGTCGGCTCTTTTGAATCAAGACGTACCCGGTTTACGTTTCTTCAGGACGGTTTATTATTTGCCCGCGATTCTTTCGGGCGTGGGGGTTTATCTTCTATGGATGCAACTTCTCGAGCCAGGATCCGGAATGGTGAATACCGTCTTGGCTTGGTTCGGAATTGCAGGACCCAATTGGTTATTCGATCCATCATGGACAAAACCTGCTCTCATATTCATGAAGCTATGGGGAGTGGGCGGCGGAATGCTCCTCTATTTGGCGAGCATGCAAGGCGTGTCTCGGAGTCTTTATGACGCTGCTGGAATTGACGGAGCGGGCAGATGGAAACAGTTCTGTTACATTACGATTCCAATGATTACGCCAGTAATTTTCTTCGACATGGTCACAAGCCTAATCGGCGGATTCCAAATTTTTCAAGAGGCATACGTGATGTCGAACGGGGAAGGCGGACCGGTCAATTCCATGCTGTTCTACAATTTATATATGTGGAAAAAAGCATTCGAGTCATTCGATATGGGTTACGCCATGGCCATGTCATGGATTCTGTTTGTCATCGTTTTTATCATTACAATCATCAACTTGAAGCTTGCTCCTCGTTGGGTTCATTACGAAGGGGAGGATAACTGA
- a CDS encoding dipeptidase: protein MDIIDLHCDVLLRLYESNGTLKFKNSPELDTNYEKMKKGGVCVQAFAIFIEPDMKSDEKFQAALDQIHCFYTDVLANNPNMKHIKEWGDFDQLKDGEIGAFLTLEGVDAIGNDLQKLSILYELGVRSIGLTWNNANLAADGAGESRGAGLTTFGREIVQFNNRHKILTDVSHLCEKAFWDVMDEATYPIASHSNARALCDHVRNLSDEQAKAMFDKNGLIHVVYCPPFVKEEGDVTISDLIKHIDHFCSLGGVKQIGLGSDFDGIASKIINLEDASMHPNLLNELQKHYSEDEVKGFAYQNFLDHRPK, encoded by the coding sequence TTGGATATCATCGATTTACATTGCGACGTTCTTTTAAGACTTTATGAGTCAAACGGAACATTGAAATTCAAGAATTCGCCAGAACTCGATACGAATTATGAAAAAATGAAAAAAGGCGGCGTGTGCGTTCAAGCATTTGCGATTTTCATCGAACCGGACATGAAATCCGACGAGAAATTTCAAGCTGCATTGGATCAAATTCATTGTTTTTACACAGATGTCCTCGCTAACAATCCGAATATGAAGCATATTAAAGAATGGGGCGACTTTGACCAGCTGAAAGACGGAGAAATCGGTGCTTTTTTAACCCTAGAAGGGGTAGATGCCATTGGCAACGACCTTCAGAAATTAAGCATTCTTTATGAACTGGGCGTTCGCTCAATCGGTCTCACTTGGAATAACGCGAATTTGGCTGCAGACGGGGCGGGAGAATCACGCGGCGCTGGACTCACTACGTTCGGAAGGGAAATCGTCCAATTCAATAACCGTCATAAAATCCTGACAGATGTCTCTCATTTATGCGAAAAAGCGTTTTGGGATGTCATGGACGAAGCGACTTATCCGATTGCAAGCCACTCGAATGCCAGAGCTTTATGCGATCATGTGCGAAATCTATCGGACGAACAAGCGAAAGCCATGTTTGATAAAAATGGACTCATACACGTCGTTTATTGCCCGCCGTTTGTGAAAGAAGAAGGGGACGTGACGATTTCTGATCTCATTAAACATATCGATCATTTTTGTTCGCTAGGCGGGGTAAAACAAATTGGTTTAGGCTCAGATTTCGACGGCATTGCATCGAAAATCATCAATTTAGAAGATGCCTCCATGCATCCGAATTTACTAAACGAGCTTCAAAAACATTATAGCGAAGACGAAGTAAAAGGATTTGCCTATCAAAATTTCTTGGATCATCGTCCGAAATGA